Proteins encoded in a region of the Vicia villosa cultivar HV-30 ecotype Madison, WI unplaced genomic scaffold, Vvil1.0 ctg.000587F_1_1, whole genome shotgun sequence genome:
- the LOC131629638 gene encoding uncharacterized protein LOC131629638 yields MTFNVRGCGNSIKKGRICQLLNKGKAVMCFLQETKVEVMTDDIVKSLWGSMAEVEWSAKGSDGRSGGILIMWRKNVITPVCSFMGNGYLGINASYRGKNCYFINVYSPCFCADKRKLWYDLLLLKSRWIKGEWIVRGDFNAVKFVVERRGRIDGGRRGVMEDFNSFINLIELVDVLVLGCIHTWINSSGSASSRLDRFLISDGIIQWWKIVAQCSGSRDISDHRPVLIKTSNLDWGPKPFKVFNTWFQHKDFICFVKSAWDSFHVRGKKFFVIREKFRLLKEKLFWWNKNVFGWVDLQIEE; encoded by the coding sequence atgacattcAATGTCAGAGGGTGTGGGAATTCAATCAAGAAGGGGAGAATTTGCCAATTGCTGAACAAAGGGAAGGCTGTTATGTGTTTTTTACAAGAAACAAAAGTGGAAGTGATGACAGATGACATTGTTAAATCTTTATGGGGATCTATGGCAGAGGTTGAGTGGTCAGCTAAGGGTTCAGATGGAAGATCTGGGGGTATTCTTATTATGTGGAGGAAGAACGTCATAACACCGGTGTGCTCTTTCATGGGTAATGGTTACCTTGGAATCAATGCCAGCTACAGAGGTAAGAACTGCTATTTCATCAATGTATACTCACCTTGTTTTTGTGCTGATAAAAGAAAGCTCTGGTATGATCTCTTGTTGTTGAAAAGTAGATGGATTAAGGGTGAGTGGATTGTGAGGGGGGATTTCAATGCTGTAAAATTTGTGGTGGAGAGGAGAGGTAGGATTGATGGGGGTAGGCGGGGGGTGATGGAAGATTTCAATTCTTTCATTAATCTAATAGAGCTTGTTGATGTGCTGGTGCTGGGGTGTATTCATACTTGGATAAATTCAAGTGGTTCTGCTAGTAGTCGGTTAGATAGATTCTTGATATCAGATGGAATTATTCAATGGTGGAAGATTGTTGCTCAATGTTCTGGGAGTAGAGATATCTCTGACCATAGGCCTGTTTTGATCAAGACAAGTAATTTGGACTGGGGGCCTAAACCGTTCAAAGTTTTTAACACTTGGTTTCAACATAAAGATTTTATATGTTTTGTGAAATCTGCCTGGGATTCGTTTCATGTTCGAGGAAAGAAATTTTTTGTGATTAGAGAGAAATTCCGGTTGCTGAAGGAAAAACTCTTTTGGTGGAACAAAAACGTATTTGGGTGGGTGGACTTACAAATTGAGGAATGA